Proteins from a genomic interval of Montipora capricornis isolate CH-2021 unplaced genomic scaffold, ASM3666992v2 scaffold_136, whole genome shotgun sequence:
- the LOC138034637 gene encoding chloride intracellular channel protein 6-like, giving the protein MLRLMVQWILRTDDVVNVEADGAVDTETDDVVNVEADGAVDTETDDVVNVEADGAVDIAVDDPVDVEADDGVEIEANDPVPVVADDGVEIESDDPVDVETDGAVGIEVADPVDVEADGAVHMAVDDPVDRLNDGVEIEANDPAHVVANDGVEIENDDAVHVEADDAVDVEADGAVDIEANDPAHVVADVWVEMDVTEDDVDDDAVNEGTGDAVDIEADDDVDVQDDEEKVTVDDDVDDDMVSNRSLCRSWAIHFENNLIL; this is encoded by the exons ATGTTGAGGCTGATGGTGCAGTGGATACTGAGAACTGATGATGTAGTGAATGTGGAGGCTGATGGTGCAGTGGATACTGAGACTGATGATGTAGTGAATGTGGAGGCTGATGGTGCAGTGGATACTGAGACTGATGATGTAGTGAATGTGGAGGCTGATGGTGCAGTGGATATTGCGGTCGATGATCCAGTGGATGTAGAGGCTGATGATGGAGTGGAAATTGAGGCTAATGATCCAGTGCCTGTGGTGGCTGATGATGGAGTGGAAATTGAGAGTGATGATCCAGTGGATGTGGAGACTGACGGTGCAGTGGGTATTGAGGTTGCTGATCCAGTGGATGTAGAGGCTGATGGTGCAGTGCATATGGCGGTCGATGATCCAGTGGAT AGGCTGAATGATGGAGTGGAAATTGAGGCTAATGATCCAGCGCATGTGGTGGCTAACGATGGAGTGGAAATTGAGAATGATGATGCAGTGCATGTGGAGGCTGATGATGCAGTGGATGTAGAGGCTGATGGTGCAGTTGATATTGAGGCTAATGATCCAGCGCATGTGGTGGCTGATGTTTGGGTGGAAATGGATGTTACCgaagatgatgttgatgatgatgctgtGAATGAAGGGACTGGTGATGCAGTTGACATTGAGGCTGATGATGACGTGGATGTACAAGATGATGAGGAAAAAGTCACCGTAGATGATGATGTGGATGATGACATGGTTAGTAATCGGAGTCTGTGCCGGAGCTGGGctattcattttgaaaataatctgattttgtaa